TTTTGGCATCAAGGTAACCGCTCGCACCAGGTGCATTCCGGACTGATTGGGCCGGCCGTTCGATGGTGCGCGCGGAGCGGAGAATAGACGACTACAACCCCGTCTTCGACCCGGTTCGCCGGGCCCGCATGGCAAAAGACGGAAGGCAGGCAGGCGATCCGGCAAGGGCTGCACAGGTCCTGCTGGATATCGTCGAGATGGATAAGCCGCCGGTTCATCTGCTGCTCGGCAATGACGCGCTGAGCGTGGTCCGGGATAAGTTGTCTGTGCTGAGCACTGAAATAGACAAGTGGGAAACGGTTTCGAAATCGACTGAGTTCTCGTGACCAGATTGCGGGATGCCGGAGGTTGGTCTGCGAGCCTGCCGGTTGACCGCCGATTTCATCAAGTCGGACAATCTCGACAGGTATTGTCCCCGAGTGAGAATCTCACCGAGCGCGAAATGGACCTCTCATCGCTAGAAATTTTCTGTGCAGTCGCAACGCAGCGAAGCATCACCCGGGCGGCGCAGCATCTGGCACGGGTCCAGTCAAACGTAACGACACGGGTGAAGCTGCTTGAGGAGGAACTCAAGGTTCAGCTCTTCTCGAGAGACGGCAGGAAGATGACCTTGACGCCTGATGGGCACCGAATGTTCGCATACGCGCAGCGCCTGCTGTCCCTGGCTGAAGAAGCGCGTCAGGCAATGACGCCGGATCGACCCACGGGGCAGCTGCGAATTGGCGCGATGGAAAGTACCGCAGCGACGCGTCTGCCGGCGCTTCTTTCGTCGTACCATAGCAGATGGCCGCAGGTTCATCTGGAGCTTTCGATCGGTACGTCCTGCTCACTGGTCGACGAAGTGGCAAGCAGCCGGCTGGACTGCGCGTTTGTCGCCGAGGCGGGTTTCGATGGTTTACCGGAACCTGGCACAAGGTTTGCCGAGTGCGGATTGAAGGCAACATGGGCATACGCGGAAGAGATGCTGTTGGTGCTGCCGCCCAACCACCCTCCCGCAAGCCGGCCGGAGGACCTCAAGATAACGACACTGGCTGCATTTTCCAGAGGCTGCACGTATCGAAGCGTGCTCGAACGATGGTTGAGCACCAGGGCGTTTGAGGGAGACAATTACTGGAACGTGATGGAGTTCGGGTCATACCACTCGATCCTCGCGTCCGTCGCGGCGGGATCGTGTTTTGCGCTTTGCCCGAGGTCGATACTGGATTTGCAGCGCGCCCCGATCGATGTCCGGACTCAGGAAATTGCCGCGATCGACACCTGGCTGATCGCACGTTCGACGTACATCACCAGCGCATACGAAGCGTTGCTTCGATCCGTAGAGGCCCGACGGCACTTTCCATCGGGAGGTGGCATGGCTCAAGCGCCGCTCGACAGGAGCACGAATCGGATGTCATTGAAAGACCATGCAGCGCCAATTTGACGACCTCCTTCTGGGCAGTATCGAACTGTTCTGTCTTGCCGCGGAACTGGGAAGTTTCACGCTCGCTGCGACGGCTGCAAGCGTCACGCCCGCTGCGGTCAGCCGTTCAGTGGCGCGGCTTGAAAAGCGCCTGGATGCACGGCTGTTCGTGCGGACGACGCGGCAGATCCGACTGACGGACCTTGGAAAGCGGTACTTCGAGCAGTGCCGGCAGGCGCTGAGCCAGCTCGCGGATGCGGAGCGCGAAGCGACAGGGCAACAGACAAGCCCGGCTGGCGTCTTGCGAATCAGCATGCCAACGCCGTACGGTCACTATCGCGTTCTCCCTCTGTTGGCGGACTTCCGTGAGCGTTATCCCGATGTCACCGTCGAAACGCACCTGAGTAACCGAAACATCGACTTTGCGGATGAAGGCTACGATCTGGCGATCCGGGGTCGCGCTCCGCAGGATTCCAGTCTGATCGCGCGAAAGCTCGAGGATTCGGAGCTGGTAGTCGTGGCATCACCCGCGTACCTGCGCAGAGTTGCTGCCAGACTGGACACGCCG
The DNA window shown above is from Paraburkholderia sp. BL10I2N1 and carries:
- a CDS encoding LysR family transcriptional regulator, which encodes MDLSSLEIFCAVATQRSITRAAQHLARVQSNVTTRVKLLEEELKVQLFSRDGRKMTLTPDGHRMFAYAQRLLSLAEEARQAMTPDRPTGQLRIGAMESTAATRLPALLSSYHSRWPQVHLELSIGTSCSLVDEVASSRLDCAFVAEAGFDGLPEPGTRFAECGLKATWAYAEEMLLVLPPNHPPASRPEDLKITTLAAFSRGCTYRSVLERWLSTRAFEGDNYWNVMEFGSYHSILASVAAGSCFALCPRSILDLQRAPIDVRTQEIAAIDTWLIARSTYITSAYEALLRSVEARRHFPSGGGMAQAPLDRSTNRMSLKDHAAPI
- a CDS encoding LysR family transcriptional regulator, which translates into the protein MQRQFDDLLLGSIELFCLAAELGSFTLAATAASVTPAAVSRSVARLEKRLDARLFVRTTRQIRLTDLGKRYFEQCRQALSQLADAEREATGQQTSPAGVLRISMPTPYGHYRVLPLLADFRERYPDVTVETHLSNRNIDFADEGYDLAIRGRAPQDSSLIARKLEDSELVVVASPAYLRRVAARLDTPDDLINHDCIQFELPSTGRHLAWDFKRDGESVEMVTRGGCGSSGDALAGVTLARHGAGVFQTYRFIVEKDIADGTLKELLKPYGGCSRPFILLYPHSRHLSSRVRSFVDFLMQRLGT